The DNA window TATTTGATCAAAAGGGTCGATATAACGACACCGACACTTCCCATGGTATCGGCCAAGACATGTAGAAATATCCCTTCCATGTTGTGGTCAATGTGGTGATGGTGGTGCTTCTTTCGGACTGTCCCCTCAACGGGTTGTCTTGAAGGGTGGCTATGTGAACTTTCTGAAACAGTGTGAGAAACCATTTTGGGCACATCAGATTCAGCATGAGCATGGCCATGGTGGTCTTGATTGCAAGATTCGTCatgatgatggtgatggtCGTGATCATGGTTGTGGTCACAATGGTCAGAGTGATcgtgatgatgatgatcctCGTGGTGGTTACTGAGGTGAATCTCACTGCAAACGTCGACCTGATTGTTCTCATGATGGCCAGTATGGACAGAAACTGAACTTTCATGAGATTCATGCTTGTGATGAGAGTCTGCAAACAAGTGGGAGCTTgcatgagaatgagaatgagagTGCGAATGCGAGCAAGATCCCGATCCACCGTGGGCGTGATGATGCTCTTCATGAAAGAATATCAAACCAACCACATTTACAACTAGCCCTCCAATAGAAACTGTTAATAAGCTGTTTGTAGATATCTCCTGTGGATCCAAAATTCGCTCAAACGACTCCAATACAATGAGCGCCCCGACCAATACCAGGAAAACAGCATTAGCATATCCTGAAAGAATCTCAAATCGTCCTCGCCCGTAGTTGAATTGATTGTTCGCAGGCAAGCGAGAAATATATGAAGCATACAGTCCAATAGCCAAAGCAGCACAATCAAACAACATATGACATGCATCTGATATCAGCCCAAGACTATTGCTCATAAAACCAGCAACAAATTCAACAACCATATAGCCAGTGTTgatcaaaaggaaaagtgCAATCTTTCGAGACTTCCGCTCAGTCAAAATGTGATGAATAGGTCTCATGACCGTCGTGGTAATGGACTCCGACGACTCGACCCCAAGCTCAAGATAGTTCAGATAAACAGGATCTAACTCTCTTACAGCCACATACAGCAGTAATCCACATAATAACAATCCCCATAGAGAGAGATCAGGAAAATACAGCAACTCTAGAATAACAGTACAAACAAAAGTGACAAGAAATTCACTCCTAAAATCTTTTGAACTGACTAATTTATCATCAccataattttcattcaaaagaaccCCAAAAACTACAGTGTTTGCAAGAGGCCATGCCAGATTTCCTAAGGAAACACTCTTCCCCTCCGCTTCAAACACGAGCATACTAATTACAGCAGGAACAAAAAGGATGACCGTCGTGAAAAACAGTGAAACTAATCTAACTCGTTTCTGACCCAATTGTCTAACAGTCCCCCAATTGATGGAAATCCGCTCGTAACAACCCAAGAAtccagaaagaaaaggaagtaaCATAGGCCAAATTTTCATACAATTCTCTCTAGGAAGCACAGAAAATCCGTATTTATCAATGAAAGAAGTTGCAAAAGGGAAGCAATCAATTCGGTCCCAACTAATAGACAACAGAAACAAACCAAAGAATAAGGACAAAAACCCGCGAACCTCAGAAGACCGACTTCGAGTACGATCACCCATAGTCGCCTGATTCCGCTCCTCGGCCAAGAATCGAGCCACCACATTCCCGGTCAGTTCAGCTAGAATCATTGCCGCTGTTCCACAATACAACAGCGCTTGAAATCGAAGAAGGAAAACAACCGCGAGCAGAATAGACTTAGCAACCAAAGTCTTAATCTGCGACTGCGAAAtcgaagagaaaaagaaaacgtcTCGATTCTGCTTGGAACTGTGAAAATGGAAGTTGGAGGCGGAAGAAGAATCggtaaaaggagagaaaacGAGAGTAAGAAGAAAGGACAAGAAAGaaaccaagaaagaaaaagggaaaagagagaaagaaggcgAAGAGCGGAGGAATGGGAGGAGCGAATAGAGTGAACGGAGcgaaaacaaaagcaaaaacagGAATGAAATTGAGCTTTTGTTGGAGGATTTGGAATTGAGGCGGCTCTTGGAGGGAGTGGGAGTTGGGGTCGAAGACGAATACGGAAAGAGAGGGTAAGAAGGTCGAGAGGAGGCGGCACCAACGGCGCGCGGTGGAATTGAGAGACGGTGAGGCCTgtgatggtggtggtgatCGGCCATAGATTCCGACCTCCGAGATGGACTTTTCAGATCTCTACAATGGCGCCGGCCAATACGAAGATCGAAGGTAGAAGGAAAATCTCGTTTATTTTCCAGAAATGGAAACCGTTCATTGGAGACTAATAATCAGCCCAAATTCAAATGTGTGGAGCCCAACAGGCCcacttaatttcaaatcatggaaaatatttagataataACGGTAACGGCGTAATTGGACCGTATTGCCACTTTTCTAACGCGCCGTTTTCAAAAATAGaccgaaaaaaataaataaataaaaacataaaaataatgtgggtctagtttatttattaaattttaaattttttttttgtatatgtgatgcctaaaatttgagttattataattaaatattcttgataattagtatttatttctctctaaaaTGTATGACTTTTCTAGTTTTCATAATTAATGtatatttatgattattatttatttatttgttttttaatttggtagCTTCTTAAAGTTAAATTTCCTTTTAGATATTTGATAGGTTAGATATTTTTCAactattctttttatttatcaaaatttttggatttttatgGAATGGATTGTTCTTATTTGAGGGgctattttggtcatttgataattattaacGAGACATTCAAGTAAATAAGAgttacatgaatgaatcgagaccacatctgaatgagagcAATTAGATGATAGGATaactaagaaatatttaaaacaattgaaagttactatccATACCAACAAGGTATATCCTCATTTTAGACGACTTAATTACAggtagtcttcactcttaagaaaCGAGAAGTAAGTAACATGACTATGTTGCAAGAGAGTGTTAGAGTCATCAAGTGTCGAATTCGAATTTCATATCCTAGTCTAAATCTTGGGCATGGGTcgctacaaatggtatagaaAGATGTGATCTGGGGGAAACCAGGGGAAAGCTAATGGCACGTGACATCCAAGTAAAGGAatggtacatgaatgaaccaaaaccACAATCGAAAATCACTATCTCTACCATGTCGTCACCGATTTTTATAATCTTCCTTCCGAATTCCATTaaccaaagagaaaaagacCTCCATTTTCGAACTCTAAAAGGcacttaaatttaaagatgacTCCTTTTCACGAACACTAAACCTAACactacttttcttcttcttatcttCATGGTCTTCTTTAATTACTATTCATAAACCAACTTTAAAATCGTGTTGAGTTCATCAGCAATTACAGATCAAACAGTTTACGTTTAGCTGTCTCTTCCATAATCCCACTATGTTTAGTTATTGTCACGTTacattcttcttttattttacatcCCACTTCATTAACTTTCTAATTAATCTATGAAACAGATTAGGACTATGGAAAAAGACTCTGACGTCACTCACTTTGCTTTACTTTATGACGTAGTTTATTTTCGTGGTATTAACTAACAgttaagttaaatttttaaaaaatttgtttatattgtATACGTTCGGTCGAacgttaatttatttatttattaaatatgacCGAccaattacaaatatttactaattaatatttttttatccattAATGTTAACATTAATAATGACGATATTATCACcatacattttaaatatataaagattTATAATTCACTGACATTAATGGATGgataatgatatgatagaTCTTGGAAGtgacatatttaaaataatataaaagttgaTTTTCCATGCATGCAAATTTccacaaaatattatttttaatgatgaataaataatattttaaaaaaacccaagAGGGcaaacattcttttattttcctaattttctctcaaaaaataaaaataaataaataaaatgttccACTAAGGTCCattattgaagaaataaagATGTGCACTAAGGCCACACATATATCAAGTGGTACAAGTAAAGTGGAATTAATTTAGACACaaacattaataatataaagttattaactttttttttttcctttccgaattttcttttcttttcgatcCTTTTTTATGGGGAATGTACTAATCTCGATACCTTgattccaaattttaattaaattttatgtcgtACTGATGATGTTTGTATGCATTCGTTCGTTACTATATATtatcttctatttttatttatttttagtcgTGTTTAATCTTATCAATTTACTGAAGTGCGtcgttttttttaaagtattggGCTATTACGACCACTAGACGACGAGTGCcattgaatttaataaaattgttagcgataaatttttttaaagatttgatTTCTGATAGAgttgtatatataaataaaggctaaacttaaaaataatatgtaaCAACCTAAGTTACTTGATACAAATATCATATGTtttagcccattacatatAATCATCTGTCACACGGTTAACGTATCTACTAAaaggaggttttcacactcttataagaaatgttttgttcctttcttcaaCCAACATGGGACCTCACAGCGATATCAGAGACAACACGAGGTGGTGtactagcaaggacgttgacccccaaagggagtggattgtgagatctcactttggttggagaggggtcACATTTACCTaacagatacgttttaaaactgtgaggctgatgacgatatgtaatgaacaaaaacggataatatttgctagcagtaggcttgaATTGTTACGTCATATTATGCCAAAATTGAATTGGAAAATTACATAAGAATCAGCATCTAAAAAAGACGACGGCCATGGGCAAGAACAATATATTACTCTTAAACCaaccataaaaatatttaatttaaaattgagttagtttaaaataaataaaaaaaaaaaaattggtttttcccttcaaaaagaaagtttCTAATTGGGCATGGTAGCTTGCTAACCACTCTACAAACCACATTAATTACGTACCTTTGGTCttggattaaattaatttattttggaaaattaataataattatattaatttcacccaaatcttattattttattattattatcattggTGGTGGTGGCTTCCACGTGGAATTCAAATCCAAGGAAGTGGATGAGTCATCAACATTGCGTTGACTAATGTGGGCCACCCCCAGGACTTCATTGGTGGAAATGTGTTTGATGGACAGATAAGACATGTTTGATCTGATGGAGGATTCTGAGTCAGACAAAAAATAAGACAACATAAATCTGTCCATTAACTGATTATAGTGACGGTATCGGATATTGCTTTGATGTGTCATACttgtttctttaataaataaataaaaatgtttaattaaaaaaaaaaactcaaattttaattttttttgttattaatttaaaaaatgccgagttttcatttttctcaaaatgaCAGTTTAATTATTAGTCAAAatcataaacaatttttttaaattttcaaaattttaggaactaaatatatatatatagaaaacatGTATGAATTGTGGATATTTCCAAATTataattccatttttatgttttttatacTATGATCATCTCCCACGtgacattatttattttgagtatagattcattttatttttggttttattataaagaaatcatcaacgacaacaaagatatataattgtttttattcataaaatgctatttattttatctattaatATTTCGgatttaataaaagtatttcatccaatttagtttttagtcTGGAcattactatattttatatattaatttttggtttatattcttaaatttccTAAAGGAGTTATCAATTTTGTAGGTAAACTATATAGTTAtactaattaaatatgaaataatagaaaaaatacggattacatttaaattttctaaaactttataCATTTAAAAAGTCAAAGACTATAATAGTTATTAACCTTCTTAAaagttgaattaattaaagtcAACTAAAATATGTGCTTTTTTAAATGGTATAAAATCAAACCAGCCAACCTTAAACatccaaattcctttttttttttaatatatagtttttattttcattttgaaggCCCACGAGtaacaaaaatcaattaatataaagTGGGTATggttaaatatcttaatttcaATTCTAAACATCTTTGATGATAGTTTTAAAAAGACAGAatgtccttttttttaatgttgcaCGACTGGAGGCTAATTCAAATTCCTTAGATTAAATAAGATCAATTCCCACCTTTCAACCGTCTGTTTTTCACTCACACGAACTTGTTTCAGTGCATATTATAAAGAATTCAAGGTTAAATATTTGCATAGAAAAGGTTATGAAAAggttaatttgtttaaaatttaaaacatatatataaccTCATTTACAATAATGAACAAAAGGAGGGAAGAACAACCCATGGTGAAGGCATCCACGTGGCAGGTGATGTGTAGCACGTGGAGTGGGATGTACCAAAACATTGGGAAGTGACGTATATACATGCATGAAACCAAGAGACAGTCACTGCTAATCTGATTTTATGCATCGCCAACGACAacttagtgtttttttttttttttttttttttNNNNNNNNNNNNNNNNNNNNNNNNNNNNNNNNNNataatttttttactttctatttatttatttatttatttattattattattaaacctAATCAGTTTCTTACTCTTCTCATTTTATATGTAATGAATAAATAcaaggaaaattttaattttataaattaaatatgtgCGTGGTCAACTAAGATACCAAAGTtaataagttatatttaataatatcaaaattaaacacGTTACAAACccataacaaaaattaaatttatttttatttttagaatttgactAATTACTCAAATATtgcaataataaaatataattaaaaaaaaaaaattggagcaGTGGTATCGGGGATGGAGAGGTTCGTGTTCAAAGGGGTGGCGTCAAACCTGGTGACGTATCTAACGGACGTGATGAAGATGAGCAACTCGTCGGCGGCGAAGACCGTCAGCAGCTGGTGTGGCCTCACTTCCATGCTGCCGCTTCTGGTGGCGCCGCTTGCTGATTCTTATTGGGATCGCTATTCCACCATTTtagcttttggttttctttacGTTCTGGTAATAGTCACTcaacttttctctctttattttgGGTTTGGATGATGAGTCAGTAATCACCATGGAAATGGATGATGAGTCATTATCCCGTTTCATTTCGATAATATCTTACTTAATTGTGTTTATAGCGTTGACATTTTAAGTAAGCGGGTGAATagtcaaaatgaaaaataaaatgaattatcgAGTGAAACTTAAGATATCTACATCCTAATAACTTCTGTTTGATGTGGGATTTTGACTTATATGTTCATTGCACCTCTTTTCGAGTTATTAGGTCAGAAAGTTGATCTTACTTGTAAGGAAGAAACTCTTGTTGGAGTGGTGTTGTGTCCACCGGTGTAAAAGTGTCTAGCTAAGTTAGGATAGTTTGGATTCTTCCTCACAGTTCGGTTTATGAATTGATTTGTCAGGAGTTCATGTGAAGTTAGTAGAAAGTAAGGAAAGAAGGGTTCGACCGAGCTGAGTCAAAATCCTATGGAATTTAAGGTtttggttattattattgtgacCATTAAGGATAGTATAGGCCATAGGGGATGAAATCTTTGAGCAAAAGTGAATCAATGATTTGGTCCAATTATATCAACTTTctctttttacaaaaataagagctttgcctttttttcttcctttttccttaCCTTTAATTTTAGCCATaagttaataatattgaaatggGTAACTTTTTTATGGAGTTTtctatctttatttatttattttattttattttttgaatgataatttcttgttattaaatttgattagaatTTGAACAGGGTCTGGTCGCTTTAGCATCAACCACGTTAGCAAGAACATGGTCACCAACAAACATGGCCTCctcctttttgttttggtcCCTCTACCTCATCTCCCTCGGCCAGAGTGGATACAACTCTTCTCTTCAAGCCTTCGGCGCCGATCAACTCGACCATGACGACGCTGAACTCACTACCACCATAGGGAAGACATCGTCATCCTCCGACGAAAagtcgaagaagaagagctCGTTTTTCCAATGGTGGTACTTCGGAGTATGCAGTGGTAGCCTCCTTGGTGTCACGGTAATGTCCTATATTCAAGACAACTTTGGTTGGGTCCTTGGGTTTGCCATCCCCATGTGTGCCATGGTTTCTTCTGTCTCTCTATTTGCTTGTGGCACGAGGATTTATCACTATAAGAGAGACGACGATGAGGATCGAGCCGAGAAGAGACGGTTTGTGAAGGTGGCGGAGGTAGTCAAAGCCACAGCTTCTAGACTCATGTGTTGTAGAAATGTTGTCGCCTTCTCCGGTGAAAACTCTGATGATGACGATGTTGAATTAGAGTAAGAATCAAACCATTcgaatcaaaattaaaacttttaaacttCGGAGCTGATTATCTGTGATTTCGCAGGCTGCAAGAGAGCAAGCCACTCTGCCATGAAAGCTCAGGAGCCATGAAAGTCATGGATGACAAGAACATGATTCAAAGAGAGAGATTGTGTGTGCCGGACAAGGTGAAGATGGTACTGCGGCTGTTACCAATTTGGACAATGCTTCTGATGTTCGCTGTAATCTTCCAACAACCAGCTACCTTCTTCACCAAGCAAGGCATGACAATGGAGCGGAACATCGGCGCCAACTTCAAGATCCCGCCCGCTACCCTCCAGAGCGCCATCACCATCTCCATAATCCTCCTCATGCCGTTATACGACAAAGTTTTGATCCCGATCACCCGCCTGTTTACCGGTGCTGAGAAGGGCATCACTGTGATGCAGAGGATGGGCATTGGGATGTTTCTCTCCACCATTGCCATGATCCTCGCCGCCCTTGTTGAAGCCAAGAGGTTAACAATGATAAAAACTgtgtcgtcgtcgtcgtctgTGCCGCTTAGTATCTTCTGGCTCCTGCCTCAGTACATAATATTGGGAATTTCAGACATCTTCACAGTGGTGGGGATGCAAGAGTTCTTCTACTCGGAGGTTCCAGTAAGCATGAGAACGACAGCATTTGCGCTGTACAACAGCGTGTTCGGTGTGGGGAGCTTTTGCAGTGCGATATTGATATCGATCGTGGAGTTAATGACGAGTATGGAGGGGAGGCCGAGCTGGTTCTCCGACAACACGAGGGAAGCTAGATTGGACAAGTATTATTGGCTGTTGGCATTTTGCAGTGGGTTGAGCTTTGTATTGTATGTGATTTGGTGTAAATGTTGCAGAAACAGTAGGatcaatgaagaagaaacacaatattgaatttgaatcaaGCTTTGTGAGTGATGggttttgtaaatattttatgtggAATGGGATTGTAATGGGTCTTTTATTTCACTGTTTGTTAAATAGGTAGAAATGAGAAAGATTAGAGTTAGAGTACTTCAAATGTTTttcggttttaaaacgtgtctaataaggagaggtttccacacttttataaggaatgtttcattctcctttccaactgatgtgggttCTCTCAATTCACCCCGTTGGAGACCTAGCATCTTCGTAGGCACACCATTCGGTggctggctctgataccactataatagctcaagctaatcgctagcaaatattgtacactttggcctgttataccgtcagtctcacaattttaaaacgcgcctaaTAGTGAGAagctagctctgataccactataatagctcaagcacatcgctagcaaatattgtctactttgacctATTAcactgtcagtctcacgattttaaaacacgcctaatagtgagaggtttccatacccttataaacaatgctttgttttcctctccaaccgatgtaggatcgcA is part of the Cucurbita pepo subsp. pepo cultivar mu-cu-16 chromosome LG03, ASM280686v2, whole genome shotgun sequence genome and encodes:
- the LOC111790813 gene encoding zinc transporter 5-like (The sequence of the model RefSeq protein was modified relative to this genomic sequence to represent the inferred CDS: added 29 bases not found in genome assembly), which codes for MADHHHHHHHHRPHRLSIPPRAVGAASSRPSYPLFPYSSSTPTPTPSKSRLNSKSSNKSSISFLFLLLFSLRSLYSLLPFLRSSPSFSLFPFSFLVSFLSFLLTLVFSPFTDSSSASNFHFHSSKQNRDVFFFSSISQSQIKTLVAKSILLAVVFLLRFQALLYCGTAAMILAELTGNVVARFLAEERNQATMGDRTRSRSSEVRGFLSLFFGLFLLSISWDRIDCFPFATSFIDKYGFSVLPRENCMKIWPMLLPFLSGFLGCYERISINWGTVRQLGQKRVRLVSLFFTTVILFVPAVISMLVFEAEGKSVSLGNLAWPLANTVVFGVLLNENYGDDKLVSSKDFRSEFLVTFVCTVILELLYFPDLSLWGLLLCGLLLYVAVRELDPVYLNYLELGVESSESITTTVMRPIHHILTERKSRKIALFLLINTGYMVVEFVAGFMSNSLGLISDACHMLFDCAALAIGLYASYISRLPANNQFNYGRGRFEILSGYANAVFLVLVGALIVLESFERILDPQEISTNSLLTVSIGGLVVNVVGLIFFHEEHHHAHGGSGSCSHSHSHSHSHASSHLFADSHHKHESHESSVSVHTGHHENNQVDVCSEIHLSNHHEDHHHHDHSDHCDHNHDHDHHHHHDESCNQDHHGHAHAESDVPKMVSHTVSESSHSHPSRQPVEGTVRKKHHHHHIDHNMEGIFLHVLADTMGSVGVVISTLLIKYKGWLVADPACSIFISIMIISSVIPLLRNSAEILLQRVPRAHEQDLNEAVNDIMAICGVQGIQNLHVWSFTNTDVVGTLRLHVSTETDKPSIKAKVEHILHDAGIKDLTLQLEYNRQ
- the LOC111789670 gene encoding protein NRT1/ PTR FAMILY 5.8-like (The sequence of the model RefSeq protein was modified relative to this genomic sequence to represent the inferred CDS: added 73 bases not found in genome assembly): MAAAGGGGGSPPRPRLSRSCILLIVVSGMERFVFKGVASNLVTYLTDVMKMSNSSAAKTVSSWCGLTSMLPLLVAPLADSYWDRYSTILAFGFLYVLGLVALASTTLARTWSPTNMASSFLFWSLYLISLGQSGYNSSLQAFGADQLDHDDAELTTTIGKTSSSSDEKSKKKSSFFQWWYFGVCSGSLLGVTVMSYIQDNFGWVLGFAIPMCAMVSSVSLFACGTRIYHYKRDDDEDRAEKRRFVKVAEVVKATASRLMCCRNVVAFSGENSDDDDVELELQESKPLCHESSGAMKVMDDKNMIQRERLCVPDKVKMVLRLLPIWTMLLMFAVIFQQPATFFTKQGMTMERNIGANFKIPPATLQSAITISIILLMPLYDKVLIPITRLFTGAEKGITVMQRMGIGMFLSTIAMILAALVEAKRLTMIKTVSSSSSVPLSIFWLLPQYIILGISDIFTVVGMQEFFYSEVPVSMRTTAFALYNSVFGVGSFCSAILISIVELMTSMEGRPSWFSDNTREARLDKYYWLLAFCSGLSFVLYVIWCKCCRNSRINEEETQY